One window of uncultured Trichococcus sp. genomic DNA carries:
- a CDS encoding PTS mannose/fructose/sorbose transporter subunit IIC: protein MSVVSIILVIIVAFFAGMEGILDEFQFHQPLVACTLIGLVTGNLEAGIILGGSLQMIALGWANIGAAVAPDAALASVASAIILVLGGQGVNGVSSAIAIAIPLAVAGLFLTMVVRTLAVPIVHMMDAAAEEGNYRKIEWLQIGAIGMQGLRIAIPAALLLFIPADAVKAGLESMPVWLTDGMAIGGGMVVAVGYAMVINMMASKEVWPFFVIGFVVAAVSQLTLIALGALGVAMALIYLNLSKMGGSGNGGSSNTGDPLDSILNDY from the coding sequence ATGTCAGTCGTTTCAATTATTCTTGTCATCATCGTGGCATTCTTTGCCGGGATGGAAGGCATCTTGGATGAATTCCAATTCCATCAACCGCTCGTTGCATGTACACTTATCGGACTTGTCACAGGTAATCTTGAAGCTGGTATTATTCTTGGAGGATCATTACAAATGATCGCATTAGGTTGGGCAAATATCGGAGCAGCTGTAGCCCCTGACGCAGCACTTGCTTCTGTTGCATCGGCAATTATTTTGGTTTTGGGTGGTCAAGGCGTAAATGGCGTATCTTCCGCTATCGCCATTGCGATTCCTCTGGCTGTAGCCGGATTGTTCTTGACGATGGTCGTTCGTACACTCGCTGTTCCGATCGTTCATATGATGGACGCAGCTGCAGAAGAAGGCAACTATCGCAAAATTGAATGGCTTCAAATCGGGGCCATTGGCATGCAAGGTTTGCGTATCGCAATTCCAGCTGCTTTACTACTGTTCATCCCTGCAGATGCTGTCAAGGCTGGTTTGGAATCAATGCCTGTTTGGTTGACTGATGGTATGGCAATCGGCGGTGGCATGGTTGTAGCTGTTGGTTATGCTATGGTAATCAACATGATGGCCAGTAAAGAAGTATGGCCATTCTTCGTCATCGGTTTCGTTGTTGCTGCTGTATCGCAATTGACGTTGATCGCATTAGGTGCCCTGGGTGTTGCAATGGCCTTGATTTACTTGAACCTTTCTAAAATGGGCGGTTCCGGTAATGGCGGTTCCAGCAATACTGGCGATCCACTTGATTCGATACTCAACGACTATTAG
- a CDS encoding PTS system mannose/fructose/sorbose family transporter subunit IID — protein MAQNTVDKKFVLTKKDRLAVAWRSTFIQGSWNYERMQNGGWAFAMIPAIKKLYPEKEDRVLALKRHLEFFNTHPYVASPVLGVTLALEEERANGAPVDDVTIQGVKVGMMGPLAGVGDPVFWFTVRPILGALGASLALTGNILGPILFFVAWNAIRWGFMWYTQEFGYKAGSKITEDLSGGILQDLTKGASILGMFVLAALVQRWVSISFAPTVSSVKLSEGAFIDWENLPSGTAGIQEALTQYTSGLSLTDTKVTTLQNNLDQLIPGLAALLLTLLCMWLLKKKVSPIVIILGLFVVGIGGRLIGLL, from the coding sequence ATGGCACAAAATACGGTAGATAAAAAATTCGTATTAACTAAAAAAGATAGACTAGCGGTTGCTTGGCGTTCCACCTTCATTCAAGGATCATGGAACTATGAACGGATGCAAAACGGCGGCTGGGCTTTCGCAATGATTCCAGCAATCAAGAAACTTTATCCAGAAAAGGAAGATCGCGTCCTAGCATTGAAACGCCACTTGGAATTCTTCAATACACATCCATATGTGGCATCTCCAGTATTAGGAGTAACGCTGGCTCTGGAAGAAGAACGCGCAAACGGAGCTCCAGTAGATGATGTTACAATTCAAGGTGTGAAGGTCGGGATGATGGGACCTCTTGCCGGTGTTGGTGACCCTGTGTTCTGGTTTACAGTCCGTCCAATTCTGGGGGCTTTAGGAGCATCCTTGGCCTTAACAGGAAACATCTTAGGACCTATCCTGTTCTTTGTTGCATGGAACGCTATCCGTTGGGGATTCATGTGGTATACGCAAGAATTCGGTTACAAGGCTGGATCAAAAATCACTGAGGATTTGTCTGGCGGAATACTGCAAGATTTGACAAAAGGAGCTTCCATTCTTGGGATGTTCGTATTGGCTGCCTTGGTGCAACGTTGGGTATCCATCTCGTTTGCTCCTACTGTTTCTTCAGTGAAACTTTCAGAAGGTGCTTTTATCGATTGGGAAAACCTGCCAAGTGGCACTGCCGGCATCCAGGAAGCCCTGACTCAGTATACTTCAGGCTTGTCGCTGACAGATACAAAAGTTACGACCTTGCAGAATAACTTGGATCAATTGATTCCTGGTTTGGCAGCGTTGCTGTTGACACTCCTTTGCATGTGGTTGCTGAAGAAGAAAGTTTCTCCGATTGTGATCATTCTTGGCCTGTTCGTTGTGGGTATTGGCGGACGCTTGATCGGATTGCTGTAG
- a CDS encoding DUF956 family protein yields the protein MVESLNAKVDMVVDGTSYMGLTDYGKIMIGDKAFEFYHHRDPRKFIQIPWEEVDYVLASVMFKGKWIPRFALQTKKDGTYTFSAKNPKDVLRAIRIYVRPDHMVQSLSFFDVLKNAFKHLLKKKAS from the coding sequence ATGGTTGAATCCCTGAATGCAAAGGTTGATATGGTAGTGGATGGTACTTCTTATATGGGATTGACGGACTATGGGAAAATTATGATTGGAGATAAAGCGTTTGAATTTTATCATCATCGTGACCCGCGAAAGTTCATTCAAATCCCTTGGGAAGAGGTCGATTATGTCCTGGCATCCGTGATGTTCAAAGGAAAATGGATTCCCCGTTTTGCGCTTCAGACAAAGAAAGATGGTACGTATACTTTTTCAGCAAAAAATCCCAAAGACGTATTACGTGCGATCCGCATCTATGTAAGACCAGATCATATGGTTCAATCATTGAGTTTCTTCGATGTTTTGAAGAATGCCTTCAAGCACTTGTTAAAAAAGAAAGCATCCTAA
- a CDS encoding mannose/fructose/sorbose PTS transporter subunit IIB, translating to MDIRLVRIDDRLIHGQVATVWTKLSKAERIIVISDEVAQDHLRKTLLRQVAPPGVKVNVIPVEKFIEIYFDDTHNKFRAMLLFTNPTDVARIVQSGVQIDSVNIGSMSYSDGKKMITNAVAVDKRDIQAFEYLNYKGIHLDIRKVVADNKVDLMQVLKKEGLV from the coding sequence ATGGATATTCGATTAGTCCGAATCGACGATCGTTTGATTCATGGGCAGGTGGCAACCGTTTGGACAAAGCTCAGCAAAGCAGAGCGGATTATTGTCATCAGTGATGAGGTAGCCCAGGATCATCTGCGAAAGACGCTCTTGCGTCAGGTCGCTCCACCAGGTGTGAAGGTCAATGTGATTCCGGTAGAAAAGTTTATCGAAATTTACTTTGATGATACGCACAATAAATTCCGCGCGATGCTCTTGTTTACGAATCCTACAGATGTCGCTCGGATCGTGCAAAGTGGCGTTCAAATTGATTCCGTCAATATCGGCAGCATGAGCTATTCGGACGGTAAGAAGATGATCACAAACGCAGTAGCGGTTGATAAACGCGATATTCAGGCTTTTGAGTACTTGAACTATAAAGGCATCCACTTGGATATCCGGAAGGTCGTCGCTGACAATAAAGTAGATCTTATGCAAGTGCTGAAAAAAGAAGGATTAGTTTAG
- a CDS encoding copper homeostasis protein CutC, which yields MLKEACVENFTNVPGVIERGAKRIELCDNLAVGGTTPSVGVIKIAAEYCSAKDVSIIVILRPRGGDFVYSLMEKAIMMRDLEEIIASHANGIAVGALTAVNELDKPFLEEIAKLASDNGTELAFHMAFDQIPEDKQREALLWLGKIGFTRILTHGGPTENTIFDNAAHIADLAKISPDMTIMPGGGITKDNLADLEKVLEFNEVHGTRIV from the coding sequence ATGCTAAAAGAAGCTTGTGTAGAAAATTTTACGAACGTCCCGGGAGTCATCGAGCGCGGGGCTAAACGGATTGAATTGTGTGACAACTTGGCTGTAGGGGGAACGACACCAAGCGTTGGCGTCATCAAAATTGCAGCGGAGTATTGTTCCGCCAAAGATGTGTCCATTATCGTGATACTGCGGCCACGAGGCGGAGATTTTGTTTATTCTCTCATGGAAAAAGCCATCATGATGCGGGATTTAGAAGAAATAATAGCCTCGCATGCCAATGGTATAGCGGTAGGAGCTTTAACCGCAGTCAACGAATTGGATAAACCTTTTTTGGAAGAAATCGCCAAGTTAGCCAGCGATAATGGAACCGAACTTGCTTTCCATATGGCATTTGATCAAATACCGGAAGATAAGCAAAGAGAGGCATTATTGTGGTTGGGGAAAATTGGTTTTACACGGATTTTGACGCATGGCGGGCCAACAGAAAACACGATTTTCGATAACGCAGCCCACATTGCCGACCTGGCGAAAATCAGTCCGGACATGACGATCATGCCGGGTGGCGGCATTACGAAAGACAATCTTGCAGACCTTGAAAAAGTTTTGGAATTCAACGAAGTACACGGGACACGAATTGTGTAG
- a CDS encoding putative glycoside hydrolase, which produces MMTYFKQTLAAASLLFFLSGTTIASASETESSAASDSAAAESSATTNTLTIRQGALLKTPTAKELPKKFFYDSGVEIAYPADGVKGIYVTAYSVGYEEKFNKLVEYVDSNDLNAMVIDIKDDMGVVTADFNSEDSHIQENTEEYIPDIKELMDVMEEKQIYPIARIVTFKDTLLANEQPDMSFTNSNGTVWKASNGESFINPFLKQTWDYAVNVGIEAAKAGFKEIQFDYVRFPEGFEVWGDTLNYDMGEYADLDMTDDEKRVQAITDFTAYAKEKLMPYGVDISVDIFGYTASVVEASGIGQNFPQISENVDVISSMIYPSHWGTDYFGIYKPDLYPYELVAEYMKVENELLATLETPPTSRPWLQDFTASYLGSGFYQTYGKAQVDAQVQALYDAGVNEFLLWNALNNYTY; this is translated from the coding sequence ATGATGACATATTTTAAACAGACACTCGCTGCCGCCAGCTTATTGTTTTTCCTATCAGGCACGACAATTGCATCGGCCAGCGAAACCGAAAGCTCCGCTGCCAGCGATAGCGCTGCTGCAGAATCTTCCGCAACTACAAACACGCTGACTATTCGCCAAGGCGCCCTTTTGAAGACCCCTACCGCCAAGGAACTGCCGAAGAAATTCTTCTACGACAGCGGCGTCGAAATCGCCTATCCGGCCGACGGCGTCAAAGGGATCTATGTGACGGCCTACTCGGTCGGATATGAAGAAAAGTTCAACAAACTGGTCGAATACGTCGATTCGAACGACCTGAACGCGATGGTTATCGATATCAAGGATGACATGGGCGTCGTGACGGCGGATTTCAACTCCGAAGATTCGCATATCCAGGAAAATACGGAAGAGTACATTCCCGATATCAAGGAATTGATGGACGTGATGGAAGAAAAACAAATCTATCCGATCGCCCGTATCGTGACCTTCAAGGACACTTTGTTGGCTAACGAACAGCCGGACATGTCCTTCACGAACAGCAACGGCACCGTCTGGAAAGCTTCAAACGGCGAATCGTTCATCAACCCATTCCTGAAGCAGACTTGGGACTACGCAGTCAACGTCGGCATCGAAGCCGCCAAAGCCGGTTTCAAGGAAATCCAGTTCGACTATGTGCGTTTCCCGGAAGGTTTTGAAGTCTGGGGCGACACACTGAATTACGACATGGGCGAATACGCGGATCTGGATATGACCGACGACGAAAAACGCGTGCAAGCCATCACCGACTTCACCGCCTATGCGAAAGAGAAACTGATGCCTTACGGCGTGGACATATCCGTCGACATCTTCGGCTATACCGCTTCTGTTGTCGAAGCATCCGGCATCGGCCAGAACTTCCCGCAGATTTCCGAGAACGTCGATGTCATCTCCTCGATGATCTACCCGAGCCACTGGGGCACCGATTACTTCGGCATCTACAAGCCGGATCTGTACCCGTATGAACTGGTTGCCGAATACATGAAGGTCGAAAACGAGTTGCTTGCAACGCTTGAGACACCGCCTACCAGCCGTCCATGGCTGCAAGACTTCACCGCTTCCTACCTGGGTTCCGGTTTCTACCAAACCTACGGCAAAGCGCAAGTCGATGCCCAAGTTCAGGCACTGTACGATGCCGGCGTCAACGAATTCCTGTTGTGGAACGCGCTGAATAACTACACTTACTGA
- a CDS encoding polysaccharide deacetylase family protein — protein sequence MLRGKKIALVFASALVLSACADQVKEASETITQIKTKETEVVSQLNELQQLETALQETFDASLASDEELKTFKDGSAAVFSNLEERRTLADSIESALEGLAETKADFVAFDEETLPLDQMQAIGETLDLFSENSLAYLAAYRDSLDKEEELLTGFGADDATFETFFAGIEAINLNAETNQANLSPVAENLTTLDAQLVELEAAIAAIGTEGSTEADSSAGAAESSEPAVAEKPAKKAEPVNYEYRINPEISTVQPIAEDGNTQVALLTFDDAPQQPNSYTVEIAETVKSKDANAIFFVMGQFLSNEQAREDIKTVYDMGFEIGNHSYSHPDFQSLTYDEQLEEIKSTNDLIEEITGERPRFLRAPYGQYNEDTLAIAAAEGMTIMNWTYGYDWVEEFMEGTALADVMVNSKYLGDGANLLMHDRPWTNDAIGAIIDGLRAKGIAIVDPNVIESPEREEM from the coding sequence ATGTTGAGAGGTAAGAAGATTGCATTAGTTTTTGCCAGTGCACTGGTATTGTCAGCTTGCGCAGACCAAGTGAAAGAAGCGTCAGAGACAATCACCCAGATCAAAACCAAGGAAACCGAAGTTGTTTCCCAATTGAATGAGCTGCAACAATTGGAGACCGCGTTACAGGAAACATTCGATGCATCGTTGGCCAGCGATGAAGAATTAAAAACTTTCAAAGATGGCTCGGCAGCCGTGTTCAGCAACCTTGAGGAACGCCGCACTTTAGCCGATTCGATTGAAAGCGCTTTGGAAGGCTTGGCCGAGACGAAAGCCGACTTCGTTGCATTCGATGAAGAAACCTTGCCGCTGGATCAGATGCAGGCGATCGGCGAAACGCTGGATTTGTTCAGTGAAAATTCATTGGCTTACCTTGCTGCTTATCGAGACAGCTTGGATAAGGAAGAAGAACTCTTGACCGGTTTTGGAGCGGATGATGCCACTTTTGAAACATTTTTTGCGGGCATCGAAGCGATCAATCTAAACGCTGAAACGAACCAAGCCAACCTCTCCCCTGTCGCTGAGAATTTGACGACTCTGGATGCGCAATTGGTTGAATTGGAAGCAGCCATCGCTGCAATCGGCACGGAAGGCAGCACGGAAGCCGATTCTTCTGCAGGTGCTGCGGAATCATCAGAACCAGCCGTTGCTGAAAAACCAGCAAAAAAAGCTGAACCCGTCAACTACGAATACCGCATAAATCCGGAGATTTCCACTGTCCAACCGATTGCCGAGGACGGCAACACGCAAGTCGCCTTGCTGACTTTCGATGATGCGCCGCAGCAACCGAACAGCTATACGGTGGAAATTGCCGAGACTGTCAAATCGAAGGATGCCAACGCCATTTTCTTCGTGATGGGACAATTCCTTTCGAATGAACAAGCGCGCGAAGACATCAAGACCGTCTATGACATGGGCTTCGAAATCGGTAACCATTCCTACTCGCATCCCGATTTCCAATCTCTGACCTATGACGAGCAACTTGAAGAAATCAAATCAACGAACGACCTGATCGAAGAAATCACCGGCGAGCGTCCGCGCTTCCTGCGTGCCCCATACGGACAGTACAATGAGGATACCCTTGCGATCGCCGCAGCGGAAGGCATGACGATCATGAACTGGACCTACGGCTATGACTGGGTGGAAGAATTCATGGAAGGCACTGCTTTAGCCGACGTCATGGTCAACTCGAAGTACTTGGGCGACGGCGCGAACCTGCTGATGCATGATCGCCCATGGACAAATGACGCAATCGGCGCCATCATCGATGGCCTGCGCGCGAAAGGGATCGCAATCGTGGACCCGAACGTGATCGAATCGCCTGAACGGGAGGAAATGTAA
- the lspA gene encoding signal peptidase II has protein sequence MIIYYILAVLLLVLDQWSKLAIVNNFALHEVKEVLPGILSLFYIQNEGAAWGIFEGRMFFFFIITVVVVGAMVYNAHKQGFDKKIVGISYAFLLSGAIGNFIDRMRLGYVVDMFRLDFIDFPIFNVADVCLTIGVILMTIYILFMEEEEEKISSKNKLK, from the coding sequence ATGATTATCTATTATATATTGGCTGTCTTGCTGTTGGTCCTGGACCAGTGGAGCAAACTTGCCATCGTAAATAATTTTGCATTGCATGAAGTAAAGGAAGTATTGCCGGGTATCTTGTCCTTGTTCTATATCCAGAACGAAGGTGCTGCCTGGGGGATTTTTGAAGGAAGAATGTTCTTTTTCTTCATCATCACAGTAGTTGTCGTGGGGGCGATGGTCTATAATGCACATAAGCAGGGATTCGACAAAAAAATCGTGGGCATCAGTTATGCTTTTCTTTTGAGTGGTGCCATCGGAAATTTCATCGACCGGATGCGTTTAGGGTATGTGGTGGATATGTTCCGACTGGATTTCATCGATTTTCCGATTTTTAATGTGGCGGATGTCTGTTTGACGATAGGCGTCATCCTGATGACGATCTATATCCTTTTCATGGAAGAGGAAGAAGAAAAAATAAGTTCAAAAAATAAGCTAAAGTAA
- a CDS encoding RluA family pseudouridine synthase, which produces MTEKIVFNIDGQTGRIDKILADFMTGTSRSQIQAWIKDGNLMVNDKAVKSNYKVQDGDLLELTIPEPEQINVTPEDIALDVIYEDDALLVVNKPSGMVVHPSKGHLSGTLVNGLLFHVNSLSDGTANIRPGIVHRIDMDTSGLLVVAKTNEAHQKLAEQLENHTMERAYLALVHGVIPHEDGTIDAPIARMMIDRKKRTVADGGKKAVTHFEVIERFRDFTLLKLRLETGRTHQIRVHMKYIGHPVAGDPMYGPAETLSGHGQYLHAATLGFIHPTTGEKMHFEAPLPDFYSEKLAELRKN; this is translated from the coding sequence ATGACAGAAAAAATCGTTTTTAATATTGATGGTCAAACCGGCAGGATCGATAAGATCTTGGCGGATTTCATGACCGGTACGAGCCGTTCGCAAATTCAGGCATGGATCAAAGACGGCAACCTGATGGTGAACGACAAGGCCGTCAAATCGAACTACAAGGTCCAGGATGGGGATCTTCTGGAACTGACGATTCCGGAACCGGAACAAATCAACGTAACGCCAGAGGACATTGCATTGGATGTCATCTACGAAGACGATGCGCTGCTGGTCGTCAATAAGCCATCCGGGATGGTTGTCCATCCATCCAAAGGACATCTTTCCGGCACTTTGGTCAATGGCTTGTTGTTCCACGTAAACTCGCTATCTGACGGCACGGCCAATATCCGTCCGGGGATCGTGCACCGCATCGATATGGATACATCCGGCTTATTGGTCGTCGCGAAGACGAACGAAGCGCACCAGAAATTGGCGGAGCAGCTGGAGAACCACACGATGGAAAGGGCCTATCTTGCTTTGGTCCATGGCGTGATCCCGCATGAAGACGGCACCATCGATGCACCGATTGCCCGGATGATGATCGACCGCAAGAAACGCACAGTGGCTGACGGCGGCAAAAAGGCAGTGACGCATTTTGAGGTCATCGAACGTTTCCGTGATTTCACCTTGCTGAAGCTGCGCCTTGAAACCGGCCGGACACATCAGATCCGCGTCCACATGAAATACATCGGCCATCCGGTAGCTGGAGATCCTATGTACGGACCGGCTGAAACGCTCAGCGGCCATGGCCAATATCTGCATGCGGCCACTTTGGGCTTCATCCACCCGACGACGGGCGAGAAAATGCACTTTGAAGCACCTCTGCCTGATTTCTACAGCGAAAAACTGGCGGAACTCCGCAAAAACTGA
- the pyrR gene encoding bifunctional pyr operon transcriptional regulator/uracil phosphoribosyltransferase PyrR, translating to MAEEIEIMDAQTMKRALTRITHEILEKNDGTKNLILVGIKTRGIYLAKRIAERIKDFEGIEVPVGELDITLYRDDVHRDTNENPVLHETNIPFSVAGKHVVLVDDVLFTARTIRAGMDAVMDLGRAKRITVAVLIDRGHRELPIKADYVGKNIPTSQAEQISVRLDEVDGIEKVTLIRA from the coding sequence ATGGCAGAAGAAATCGAAATCATGGATGCCCAGACGATGAAACGCGCGCTGACCCGCATCACACATGAAATATTGGAAAAGAATGACGGCACCAAGAACCTGATTTTGGTGGGCATCAAGACGCGCGGCATTTACCTGGCCAAGCGCATCGCGGAACGGATCAAAGATTTTGAAGGCATCGAGGTTCCCGTCGGCGAGTTGGACATCACGCTGTACCGCGATGATGTGCACCGCGACACGAATGAGAACCCGGTGCTGCACGAAACGAACATTCCGTTTTCGGTTGCCGGCAAGCATGTCGTGTTGGTGGATGACGTCCTGTTCACTGCACGCACGATCCGCGCCGGCATGGATGCGGTGATGGATCTCGGGAGAGCGAAACGGATCACGGTCGCGGTCCTGATCGACAGAGGCCATCGGGAACTGCCGATCAAGGCGGATTACGTCGGCAAGAACATTCCGACATCCCAGGCGGAACAGATTTCCGTCCGTTTGGATGAAGTCGATGGCATCGAAAAAGTTACATTGATCAGAGCGTAA
- a CDS encoding dihydroorotate dehydrogenase electron transfer subunit produces the protein MSQAMMTVVSQTEIAKDIFELRLKGALVNEMGAPDQFLHIRVPGDELLLRRPISIASIDAEKEECVIIYRTEGKGTTIISQLTAGDELDILGPLGNGYPIDMLAEGQNALLIGGGIGVPPLYELAKQLHAKGINVVSCFGFKNKEEVFYEEEFAAFGKVNIATDDGSYGKQGFVTQYFDELDGFVPDAVFACGPKGLLVAVAKTFDPSLTYLSLEERMACGIGACYGCVCDKKNSTSAYDNYRVCVEGPVFRAEEIVL, from the coding sequence ATGAGTCAAGCTATGATGACAGTCGTCAGTCAGACAGAAATCGCAAAAGATATCTTCGAATTGCGCCTGAAAGGTGCATTAGTGAATGAGATGGGAGCACCGGATCAGTTTTTGCATATCCGTGTCCCTGGGGATGAACTGCTTTTGAGACGCCCTATCAGCATCGCTTCAATCGATGCCGAAAAGGAAGAGTGCGTCATTATCTACCGTACCGAAGGAAAAGGCACTACCATCATCAGCCAGCTTACAGCAGGCGACGAATTGGACATCCTGGGGCCGTTGGGCAACGGCTATCCGATCGATATGCTCGCAGAAGGGCAGAATGCTTTGCTGATCGGCGGCGGCATCGGCGTTCCCCCGCTTTATGAATTGGCGAAACAATTGCATGCGAAAGGCATCAATGTGGTCAGCTGCTTCGGTTTCAAAAACAAAGAGGAAGTATTCTATGAGGAAGAATTCGCGGCGTTCGGCAAAGTGAACATCGCCACGGATGACGGCAGCTACGGCAAACAAGGCTTCGTGACGCAATACTTCGATGAGCTGGACGGCTTCGTTCCGGACGCAGTCTTCGCTTGTGGTCCGAAAGGCTTGTTGGTGGCGGTAGCGAAGACATTCGACCCAAGCCTTACCTACCTTTCGTTGGAAGAACGGATGGCTTGCGGTATCGGAGCCTGCTACGGCTGCGTCTGCGACAAGAAAAACAGCACATCCGCTTACGATAATTACAGAGTCTGTGTCGAAGGACCGGTCTTCAGAGCAGAGGAGATAGTACTATGA
- a CDS encoding dihydroorotate dehydrogenase, whose amino-acid sequence MNRLAVSLPGLELKNPIIPASGCFGFGEDYGKFYDLSLLGAIMTKATTLEPRKGNATPRLAETPSGMLNAIGLQNPGVEVVVAQKHTALEKYDVPLISNVAGNTVDDYYQVCKAVSQSPNVKAIELNISCPNVHKGGLQFGTDPEMAAAVTRAAKEGATVPVYVKLSPNVTDIVEIAKAVEAAGADGISMINTLVGMRIDLHTRKPIIANKTGGLSGPAIKPVAIRMIYQVARAVDIPIIGMGGVYTVDDVLEMFMAGASAVGVGMANFTDPFVCPKLIEQLPQRMDELGINSLQELINEVREGILNER is encoded by the coding sequence ATGAATCGATTAGCAGTCAGTTTACCAGGTTTGGAATTGAAAAATCCGATCATCCCAGCGAGCGGATGTTTCGGCTTCGGTGAGGATTACGGCAAGTTTTACGACCTGAGCCTGTTGGGTGCCATCATGACGAAAGCGACGACGCTCGAGCCCCGCAAAGGCAATGCCACGCCGCGTTTGGCGGAAACGCCATCCGGCATGCTGAATGCCATCGGATTGCAGAACCCTGGCGTGGAGGTTGTTGTTGCACAGAAGCACACAGCGCTTGAAAAATACGATGTGCCTTTGATTTCGAATGTTGCCGGAAACACGGTCGATGACTATTACCAAGTCTGCAAAGCCGTTTCCCAATCGCCGAACGTCAAAGCGATCGAATTGAACATTTCTTGCCCGAACGTCCACAAAGGCGGACTGCAGTTCGGAACCGATCCGGAGATGGCCGCTGCCGTCACCCGTGCTGCCAAAGAAGGCGCAACGGTTCCGGTATACGTCAAACTGTCACCCAACGTTACGGATATCGTGGAGATCGCCAAAGCGGTTGAAGCGGCAGGCGCGGATGGCATTTCGATGATCAACACATTGGTGGGAATGCGCATCGATCTGCACACGCGCAAACCGATCATCGCCAACAAAACTGGCGGACTTTCCGGCCCTGCCATCAAACCGGTAGCGATCCGCATGATCTATCAAGTGGCGCGCGCAGTCGATATTCCGATCATCGGGATGGGCGGCGTCTACACGGTGGATGATGTCCTGGAAATGTTCATGGCCGGTGCTAGCGCAGTCGGCGTCGGCATGGCCAATTTCACCGATCCGTTCGTATGCCCGAAACTGATCGAACAGCTTCCGCAACGCATGGACGAACTGGGCATCAACAGCCTGCAGGAATTAATCAATGAAGTGAGAGAAGGCATCCTGAATGAACGATAA
- the pyrF gene encoding orotidine-5'-phosphate decarboxylase produces the protein MNDKPIIALDFSTSEEIKNFLLLFKDEPLYVKVGMELYYQHGAEIVKWIKSLGHEIFLDLKLHDIPNTVHRAMKGLAALDIDMVNVHAAGGSEMMKAAKEGLIAGTPAGSAVPKLIAVTQLTSTSEEAMQTEQLIKVSLQESVLHYADLTCKSGLDGVVCSAWEARMIKDHTNEDFICLTPGIRPAGSAVGDQKRVATPGRAREIGSTFIVVGRPITQAADPVAAYHEIKNQWNGAE, from the coding sequence ATGAACGATAAACCGATAATAGCGTTGGATTTCTCAACGAGCGAAGAAATCAAGAACTTCCTTTTGTTATTCAAAGATGAGCCGCTTTATGTCAAAGTGGGTATGGAACTGTATTACCAACATGGAGCTGAAATCGTGAAATGGATCAAAAGTCTGGGCCACGAGATCTTTTTGGATCTGAAGTTGCACGACATCCCGAACACCGTTCACCGCGCCATGAAAGGCTTGGCCGCTTTGGATATCGACATGGTCAATGTCCATGCGGCAGGCGGTTCGGAAATGATGAAAGCCGCTAAGGAAGGTTTGATCGCCGGCACGCCGGCAGGAAGCGCCGTTCCGAAACTGATTGCCGTCACGCAATTGACTTCGACTTCCGAAGAAGCGATGCAGACAGAGCAGTTGATCAAAGTCAGCCTGCAGGAGAGCGTCCTGCATTATGCGGATTTGACCTGCAAGTCCGGACTCGACGGCGTCGTTTGTTCCGCATGGGAAGCGCGCATGATCAAGGACCACACGAACGAAGACTTCATCTGCTTGACACCGGGCATCCGCCCGGCTGGCAGTGCGGTGGGGGACCAAAAGCGCGTCGCGACACCTGGCCGCGCAAGAGAAATCGGCTCAACCTTCATCGTAGTCGGTCGTCCGATCACCCAAGCAGCGGATCCAGTTGCTGCCTATCACGAAATCAAGAACCAATGGAATGGAGCGGAATAA